One segment of Streptomyces sp. XD-27 DNA contains the following:
- a CDS encoding cytochrome P450, producing the protein MGTVIASSGPLVVTAPGRIPGLGHALPLLRDPLGFLASLSRLGGVVRIRLGTRPVYVVTDPALVHSLLVTHAHACPRGSVHETLKGAFGDGLLMTDGTLHRFRRRAVQPVFTQGRITRYVPVMRDVVRERIDRWRPGQVLDVSVETHHLALEIVTSVLFGTRLPDGAATAFQRALPEVVKGQILHSLYPWPVLARLPLPVNRRFTAAVAALNGVVDQVVRDHEPGSDTLLSVLRATVDPETGEGLRERDVRSEAVTMLGAGTETVSTTLAWLFHELLEHPHIHARVQAEVDEHLAGAEEFGADTVERLTYTRRVIHEVLRLHTPNAFLTRIATRPLRLGGYRVPAGTELLYSLTALHRDPARHPDPLRFDPDRPPPGSGAGDPSRHGYLPFGAGRHKCVGDTFALAELVVAAATVLSRWQLIRVPGTRAREVVWTTVQAQGLHVTVAPRR; encoded by the coding sequence GTGGGCACCGTGATCGCGTCCAGCGGCCCCCTCGTGGTGACGGCCCCCGGCCGGATCCCCGGTCTGGGCCACGCCCTGCCGCTGCTGCGCGACCCGCTCGGCTTCCTCGCCTCGCTCTCCCGGCTCGGCGGTGTGGTGCGGATCCGCCTCGGCACCCGGCCGGTGTACGTCGTCACCGACCCGGCGCTCGTGCACAGCCTGCTGGTGACCCACGCGCACGCCTGTCCGCGCGGCTCGGTGCACGAGACGCTCAAGGGAGCCTTCGGGGACGGCCTGCTCATGACCGACGGAACGTTGCACCGCTTCCGGCGCCGCGCCGTGCAGCCGGTGTTCACGCAGGGCCGCATCACCCGGTACGTCCCCGTGATGCGGGACGTGGTGCGCGAGCGGATCGACCGGTGGCGGCCGGGCCAGGTGCTCGACGTCAGCGTGGAGACCCACCACCTCGCGCTGGAGATCGTCACCTCGGTGCTCTTCGGCACCCGGCTGCCGGACGGCGCCGCCACCGCGTTCCAGCGGGCCCTGCCGGAGGTGGTGAAGGGGCAGATCCTGCACTCGCTGTACCCCTGGCCGGTGCTGGCCCGGCTGCCGCTGCCGGTCAACCGCCGCTTCACGGCGGCCGTCGCGGCCCTGAACGGGGTGGTCGACCAGGTGGTCCGGGACCACGAGCCGGGATCCGACACCCTCCTCTCCGTCCTGCGGGCCACCGTCGACCCCGAGACCGGGGAAGGCTTGCGCGAGCGGGATGTGCGGTCCGAGGCCGTCACCATGCTCGGAGCGGGCACCGAGACCGTCTCGACCACACTGGCCTGGCTCTTCCACGAGCTGCTGGAGCATCCGCACATCCACGCCCGGGTCCAGGCCGAGGTGGACGAACACCTCGCGGGCGCCGAGGAGTTCGGCGCGGACACGGTGGAACGGCTCACGTACACCCGGCGCGTGATCCACGAAGTGCTCCGGCTCCACACCCCCAACGCCTTCCTGACCCGCATCGCGACCCGGCCCCTGCGGCTCGGCGGCTACCGCGTCCCGGCCGGCACCGAACTCCTCTACAGCCTCACCGCACTCCACCGCGACCCCGCCCGCCACCCGGACCCGCTGCGCTTCGACCCCGACCGCCCACCGCCCGGATCCGGCGCGGGCGACCCCTCCCGCCACGGCTATCTGCCCTTCGGCGCGGGCAGGCACAAGTGCGTCGGCGACACCTTCGCCCTGGCCGAACTCGTCGTCGCGGCGGCGACCGTCCTCAGCCGCTGGCAGCTGATCCGCGTCCCCGGGACCCGGGCGCGCGAGGTCGTCTGGACGACCGTCCAGGCCCAGGGTCTGCACGTCACGGTCGCCCCGCGCCGGTAG
- a CDS encoding GntR family transcriptional regulator — MGHLKQTNLITAQERLRDQVAHALRAALISGELRPGEVYSAPGLAADFGISATPVREAMLDLAREGLVEPVRNKGFRVTEVNERDLDQYTEIRTLIEVPTVGRITRSAPREALEALRPVAEEIVRAAREHDLIGYLEADRRFHLTLLGLAGNERLVEAVGELRKRSRLYGLTALDERGELLPSAEEHLELLDLMLAGDVEGAEACMTRHLSHVRSLWAAGREERGKRPKRALGTG, encoded by the coding sequence ATGGGGCACCTGAAGCAGACCAACCTCATCACCGCGCAGGAACGGCTGCGTGACCAGGTCGCCCATGCCCTGCGCGCCGCCCTCATCTCCGGCGAGCTCCGCCCCGGCGAGGTCTACTCCGCGCCGGGGCTCGCGGCGGACTTCGGCATCTCCGCCACCCCCGTGCGCGAGGCCATGCTCGACCTGGCGCGCGAGGGCCTGGTCGAGCCGGTGCGGAACAAGGGCTTCCGGGTCACCGAGGTCAATGAGCGCGACCTCGACCAGTACACGGAGATCCGTACCCTGATCGAGGTCCCGACCGTCGGCCGGATCACGCGCAGCGCCCCGCGCGAGGCGCTCGAGGCGCTCCGCCCCGTGGCCGAGGAGATCGTCCGCGCCGCCCGTGAGCACGACCTCATCGGCTATCTGGAGGCGGATCGCCGGTTCCACCTCACCCTGCTCGGCCTCGCCGGCAACGAGCGCCTCGTCGAGGCCGTCGGAGAGCTGCGCAAGCGCTCCCGGCTCTACGGCCTGACGGCACTCGACGAGCGCGGGGAGCTCCTGCCGTCCGCCGAGGAGCACCTGGAACTCCTCGACCTCATGCTGGCCGGCGATGTCGAGGGCGCGGAGGCGTGCATGACCCGGCACCTGAGCCATGTCCGCTCGCTGTGGGCCGCGGGCCGCGAGGAGCGGGGGAAGCGCCCCAAGCGCGCGCTGGGCACGGGCTGA
- a CDS encoding DMT family transporter, whose amino-acid sequence MRTSPDTGRHKEWLALAAAGVTVVSWASAFVSIRSAGSAYSPGALALGRLLAGTLVLAAISVVRRTGWPPRAAWPGIACSGLLWFGAYMVVLNWGEREVDAGTAAMVVNIGPILIALLSSRLLGEGLPRQLLAGMTVSFAGAVVVGVSISDSGGASVLGVLLCLLAAVCYAAGAVSQKPALRHTGALQVTTFGCLIGTVACLPFAGTLVTEAAHAPLSATLNMLYLGVFPTALAFTTWAFALARTTAGRMAATTYVVPALVVLMSWLVLDEVPGPLTLAGGALCLAGVAVSRRRSRAERPTPTESAGTVGNEESAETGDDAAERGARVT is encoded by the coding sequence ATGAGAACTTCGCCGGACACCGGCCGTCACAAGGAATGGCTCGCGCTGGCCGCGGCAGGCGTCACCGTCGTGTCGTGGGCCTCGGCCTTCGTCTCCATCCGCAGCGCCGGTTCCGCCTACTCGCCGGGAGCGCTGGCACTGGGGCGGCTGCTCGCCGGAACGCTGGTGCTGGCCGCCATCAGCGTCGTACGTCGCACGGGGTGGCCGCCGCGGGCCGCCTGGCCGGGCATCGCCTGCTCGGGACTCCTGTGGTTCGGCGCCTACATGGTCGTGCTCAACTGGGGCGAGCGGGAGGTCGACGCGGGCACGGCGGCCATGGTCGTCAACATCGGCCCGATCCTCATCGCGCTGCTGAGCAGCCGACTGCTGGGCGAAGGGCTGCCGCGGCAGCTGCTGGCGGGCATGACGGTGTCCTTCGCCGGGGCGGTGGTGGTGGGCGTCTCCATATCCGACAGCGGCGGCGCGTCCGTCCTGGGCGTCCTGCTCTGCCTGCTGGCCGCGGTGTGCTACGCGGCCGGTGCCGTCTCCCAGAAGCCCGCGCTGCGGCACACCGGGGCGCTCCAGGTGACCACGTTCGGCTGCCTGATCGGGACGGTGGCCTGCCTGCCCTTCGCCGGGACGCTCGTGACGGAGGCCGCGCACGCCCCGCTGTCCGCGACGCTCAACATGCTCTATCTGGGCGTCTTCCCCACCGCCCTGGCCTTCACCACCTGGGCCTTCGCCCTGGCCCGCACCACCGCGGGCCGGATGGCCGCCACGACCTACGTGGTCCCTGCGCTGGTCGTCCTCATGTCCTGGCTGGTCCTCGACGAGGTCCCGGGACCACTCACGCTGGCCGGTGGCGCCCTGTGCCTGGCCGGAGTGGCGGTCTCGCGCCGCCGCTCCCGCGCGGAGCGGCCGACGCCCACGGAAAGCGCCGGGACCGTCGGGAACGAGGAGAGCGCCGAGACCGGCGACGACGCCGCGGAGCGCGGAGCCCGCGTCACCTGA
- a CDS encoding CbtA family protein yields MYASTVRGLLVRGMLAGLIAGLFAFAVAYAVGEPPVDDAIAVEEAQSAPAAHAGHGGHAESGGHAGHHGDAAEPAGEEEEELVSRSTQSTAGLATGVLVYGVALGGIASLAFCFALGRAGRFSARATAALTAAGAFTTVYLVPFLKYPATPPAVGNPDTIGKRTTLFFLMILLSVLLGVAAIILGRRLAPRLGNWNATLAAGGGFIAAVALAFVFLPGNGDAVKDSFPADVLWEFRLASLAIQAVLWTVFAIVFGVLAHRALTPRATGAEAEVTARQEAPALG; encoded by the coding sequence GTGTACGCCTCTACTGTCAGAGGACTCCTGGTCCGCGGCATGCTCGCGGGCCTGATCGCCGGACTCTTCGCCTTCGCGGTGGCCTATGCGGTGGGTGAACCGCCCGTCGACGACGCCATCGCGGTGGAAGAGGCCCAGTCCGCACCCGCGGCGCACGCCGGACACGGCGGGCATGCCGAGTCCGGCGGGCACGCCGGCCATCACGGCGACGCGGCCGAGCCGGCCGGAGAGGAAGAGGAGGAACTGGTCAGCCGGTCGACCCAGTCGACGGCCGGTCTGGCCACCGGCGTCCTGGTGTACGGGGTCGCGCTGGGCGGCATCGCGTCCCTGGCGTTCTGCTTCGCGCTGGGCCGCGCGGGCCGGTTCAGCGCCCGCGCGACCGCGGCCCTGACGGCGGCCGGTGCCTTCACCACCGTCTACCTGGTGCCGTTCCTGAAATATCCGGCCACGCCACCCGCGGTCGGCAACCCGGACACCATCGGCAAGCGCACCACGCTGTTCTTCCTGATGATCCTGCTCAGCGTGCTGCTGGGCGTCGCCGCGATCATCCTCGGGCGGCGGCTGGCACCCCGTCTGGGGAACTGGAACGCGACCCTGGCCGCCGGAGGTGGCTTCATCGCCGCCGTGGCCCTCGCGTTCGTGTTCCTCCCCGGAAACGGCGACGCCGTCAAGGACTCCTTCCCCGCCGACGTGCTGTGGGAGTTCCGGCTGGCTTCGCTGGCCATCCAGGCCGTGCTGTGGACAGTCTTCGCGATCGTCTTCGGCGTCCTGGCCCACCGGGCCCTGACTCCGCGCGCGACCGGAGCCGAGGCCGAGGTGACGGCGCGGCAGGAGGCGCCCGCTCTCGGCTGA
- a CDS encoding CbtB-domain containing protein — protein sequence MAEAVVSAAVSTPSVSAPAALPVRAVLPWAVFVGVLMLVALYFVGAEQGATSVFSGAGVHEWVHDGRHLLGFPCH from the coding sequence ATGGCCGAGGCTGTCGTCTCCGCTGCCGTATCCACCCCGTCCGTTTCCGCGCCGGCGGCCCTGCCCGTCCGCGCCGTCCTGCCCTGGGCGGTGTTCGTCGGCGTCCTGATGCTCGTCGCGCTGTACTTCGTCGGTGCCGAGCAGGGCGCCACCTCCGTCTTCTCCGGCGCCGGAGTGCACGAGTGGGTGCACGACGGACGTCATCTGCTCGGCTTCCCCTGCCACTGA
- a CDS encoding histidine phosphatase family protein has translation MTVRVTLVSPATSEALREVRFDHDSPLDPAGLAHAEAAAGAFGTDRQAYASPGLRCRETARALGLAAEPLAELATCDMGRWRGQRLDAVAAAEEQAVAAWLTDPTASPHGGESLRDVRLRVGAWLDSLPDALPDGGGRVVAVVEPDVVRAAVVHVLSAPDLAFWRVDVRPLTATELSGRAQRWNIQCGRLVSR, from the coding sequence ATGACGGTACGGGTCACTCTGGTCTCCCCCGCGACGAGCGAGGCGCTTCGGGAGGTCCGGTTCGACCACGACAGCCCGCTGGATCCGGCCGGCCTGGCGCACGCCGAGGCCGCGGCGGGCGCGTTCGGCACGGACCGCCAGGCGTACGCCTCGCCGGGCCTGCGCTGCCGCGAGACCGCGCGGGCTCTCGGGCTGGCCGCCGAGCCGCTGGCCGAACTCGCCACCTGCGACATGGGGCGCTGGCGCGGGCAGCGGCTGGACGCCGTCGCGGCGGCCGAGGAACAGGCCGTCGCGGCCTGGCTGACGGACCCGACCGCCTCGCCCCACGGCGGTGAGTCGCTGCGGGATGTCCGCCTGCGCGTCGGGGCGTGGCTGGACTCCTTGCCCGACGCCCTGCCCGACGGGGGCGGTCGTGTCGTCGCCGTCGTGGAGCCGGACGTCGTGCGCGCCGCCGTGGTCCACGTCCTGTCGGCGCCCGACCTCGCCTTCTGGCGCGTGGACGTCCGCCCGCTCACCGCCACCGAGCTCAGCGGCCGCGCCCAGCGTTGGAACATCCAGTGCGGACGTCTTGTGAGCCGATGA
- a CDS encoding phosphocholine-specific phospholipase C: protein MAELNRRRFLQIAGATAGYAALSSSIDRAAAIPAKRRSGTIEDVEHVVVLMQENRSFDHYFGSLKGVRGFGDPRPVTLPSGKSVWHQQDGTKEVLPYHPDAEDLGMQFIAGLDHDWAGGHKAWNNGKYDQWIPAKSAGTMAYLTRQDIPFHYALADAFTVCDAYHCSFIGATDPNRYYMWTGHTGNDGKGGGPVLGNQEAGYDWTTYPERLEQAGISWKIYQDIGDGLDAAGHWGWIEDAYRGNYGDNSLLYFNKYRNAKPGDALYEKARTGTNAKAGDGYFDRLRADVKAGKLPRVSWIAAPEAFSEHPNFPANYGAWYISQVLDALTSNPEVWSKTALFITYDENDGYFDHVVPPFPPGSAAQGRSTVDTALDWFGGNTSYAAGPYGLGQRVPMLVVSPWSTGGFVCSEVFDHTSIIRFMERRFGVQEPNISPWRRAICGDLTSAFDFGLKDTQPAALPATDAYEPPDHERHPDYVPKPPANGSLPKQEAGSRPARPLPYAPLVDASATASTGRITLTFSGGGKAGAQFYVTSGNRTDGPWTYTAAAGKTISDTWNSAYSGGKHDLTVHGPNGFLRAFKGSGTAAGPEVTARHVASSGNVTLTMKNAGTADVHLTVTNAYDGRKDTFTVRSGATVTHTVDLRGTKRWYDLSVVSDADGAFLRRFAGHVETGAPGVSDPAIITG from the coding sequence ATGGCTGAACTCAATCGGCGGCGCTTCCTCCAGATCGCCGGCGCGACCGCGGGCTACGCGGCGCTGTCGAGCAGCATCGACCGCGCCGCCGCCATCCCCGCCAAGCGGCGCTCCGGCACCATCGAGGATGTCGAGCACGTCGTGGTGCTGATGCAGGAGAACCGTTCCTTCGACCACTACTTCGGCTCGTTGAAGGGCGTACGCGGGTTCGGTGACCCGCGCCCGGTGACGCTGCCCAGCGGCAAGTCGGTCTGGCACCAGCAGGACGGCACCAAGGAGGTGCTGCCCTACCACCCGGACGCCGAGGACCTCGGCATGCAGTTCATCGCGGGCCTCGACCACGACTGGGCGGGCGGCCACAAGGCCTGGAACAACGGCAAGTACGACCAGTGGATACCCGCGAAGTCGGCGGGCACGATGGCGTATCTGACCCGCCAGGACATCCCGTTCCATTACGCGCTCGCCGACGCGTTCACCGTCTGCGACGCCTACCACTGCTCCTTCATCGGCGCCACCGACCCCAACCGCTACTACATGTGGACGGGCCACACCGGCAACGACGGCAAGGGCGGCGGCCCCGTCCTGGGCAACCAGGAGGCCGGATACGACTGGACGACGTATCCGGAGCGGCTGGAGCAGGCCGGGATCTCGTGGAAGATCTACCAGGACATCGGCGACGGGCTGGACGCGGCGGGCCACTGGGGCTGGATCGAGGACGCCTACCGCGGCAACTACGGCGACAACTCGCTGCTGTACTTCAACAAGTACCGGAACGCCAAGCCCGGTGACGCGCTCTACGAGAAGGCGCGCACCGGTACCAACGCGAAGGCCGGCGACGGCTACTTCGACCGCCTCAGGGCCGATGTGAAGGCCGGGAAGCTGCCGCGGGTCTCCTGGATCGCCGCCCCGGAGGCCTTCAGCGAGCACCCCAACTTCCCCGCGAACTACGGCGCCTGGTACATCTCCCAGGTCCTGGACGCGCTGACGTCCAACCCCGAGGTGTGGAGCAAGACCGCCCTGTTCATCACCTACGACGAGAACGACGGCTACTTCGACCACGTCGTGCCGCCCTTCCCGCCGGGCTCCGCCGCCCAGGGCCGGTCCACCGTGGACACCGCGCTCGACTGGTTCGGCGGCAACACGAGCTACGCCGCCGGCCCCTACGGCCTCGGCCAGCGCGTCCCCATGCTCGTCGTCTCCCCCTGGAGCACCGGCGGCTTCGTCTGCTCCGAGGTCTTCGACCACACCTCGATCATCCGCTTCATGGAGCGCCGCTTCGGCGTGCAGGAGCCGAACATCTCCCCCTGGCGGCGCGCCATCTGCGGCGACCTGACCTCGGCCTTCGACTTCGGGCTCAAGGACACCCAGCCCGCCGCGCTGCCGGCCACCGACGCGTACGAGCCGCCGGACCACGAGCGGCACCCCGACTACGTGCCGAAGCCGCCCGCCAACGGGTCCCTGCCGAAGCAGGAGGCGGGTTCGCGCCCGGCGCGCCCGCTGCCGTACGCGCCGCTGGTGGACGCCTCCGCCACTGCCTCCACGGGCCGCATCACGCTCACCTTCAGCGGGGGCGGCAAGGCGGGCGCGCAGTTCTACGTCACGTCGGGCAACCGCACCGACGGCCCCTGGACCTACACCGCGGCCGCCGGCAAGACGATCTCCGACACCTGGAACTCGGCGTACTCGGGCGGGAAGCACGACCTGACGGTGCACGGCCCCAACGGGTTCCTGCGCGCCTTCAAGGGCTCGGGCACCGCGGCGGGCCCCGAGGTGACCGCGCGCCATGTCGCGAGCAGCGGCAACGTCACGCTGACCATGAAGAACGCGGGCACCGCCGACGTCCACCTGACGGTCACCAACGCCTACGACGGCCGGAAGGACACCTTCACGGTCCGCTCGGGGGCGACGGTGACGCACACCGTCGACCTGCGCGGCACCAAGCGCTGGTACGACCTGTCGGTGGTGTCGGACGCGGACGGCGCGTTCCTGCGCCGGTTCGCCGGGCACGTCGAGACCGGTGCGCCCGGCGTGAGCGACCCGGCGATCATCACGGGCTGA
- a CDS encoding class I SAM-dependent methyltransferase — MTEPDFLRTTRASYDAVAADYAEWARDELATKPLERALLAGFAELVTAPGAGPVADIGCGTGRVTAHLHALGVDVFGVDLSPGMLDVARRAHPGLRFAEGSMLALDLPDGGLGGILAWYSTIHVPWERLPEVFAEFHRVLAPGGHVLLGFQVGDEPLHLAEAFGQTIALDFHRRRPDRVAELLTRAGLTVRARTLKERDDDGDFPERTPQGFVLARKPVAAAPPPPVSP; from the coding sequence ATGACCGAGCCGGACTTCCTGCGTACCACCCGAGCCTCCTACGACGCCGTGGCCGCCGACTACGCCGAGTGGGCCCGGGACGAACTCGCCACCAAGCCGCTGGAGCGGGCCCTGCTCGCCGGCTTCGCCGAGCTCGTCACCGCCCCCGGCGCCGGACCGGTCGCCGACATCGGCTGCGGCACCGGCCGGGTGACGGCCCATCTGCACGCCTTGGGCGTCGACGTGTTCGGGGTCGACCTGTCGCCGGGGATGCTCGACGTGGCCCGGCGGGCGCACCCGGGCCTGCGGTTCGCGGAGGGGTCGATGCTGGCCCTGGACCTGCCGGACGGCGGCCTCGGCGGAATCCTGGCCTGGTACTCGACCATCCACGTCCCATGGGAGCGGCTGCCGGAGGTGTTCGCCGAGTTCCACCGGGTGCTGGCGCCGGGCGGCCACGTGCTGCTCGGGTTCCAGGTCGGCGACGAGCCGCTGCACTTGGCGGAGGCGTTCGGGCAGACGATCGCGCTCGACTTCCACCGGCGGCGGCCGGACCGGGTCGCCGAGCTGCTGACCCGGGCCGGCCTGACGGTACGTGCCCGAACGCTGAAGGAGCGAGACGACGACGGCGACTTCCCGGAGCGTACGCCCCAGGGCTTCGTGCTGGCCCGCAAGCCGGTCGCCGCCGCGCCCCCGCCGCCGGTCAGCCCGTGA